The following coding sequences are from one Hippopotamus amphibius kiboko isolate mHipAmp2 chromosome 9, mHipAmp2.hap2, whole genome shotgun sequence window:
- the ACTL6B gene encoding actin-like protein 6B isoform X1, whose product MNQGSFINFTVCSASLLMNPAPDHPCNAMRIPGYGRTLLRGLRMDDSPKLWRPLLDPILKNEVGALVFDIGSFSVRAGYAGEDCPKADFPTTVGLLAAEEGGGLELDGEKEKKGKIFHIDTNALHVPRDGAEVMSPLKNGMIEDWECFRAILDHTYSKHVKSEPNLHPVLMSEAPWNTRAKREKLTELMFEQYNIPAFFLCKTAVLTAFANGRSTGLVLDSGATHTTAIPVHDGYVLQQGIVKSPLAGDFISMQCRELFQEMAIDIIPPYMIAAKEPVREGAPPNWKKKEKLPQVSKSWHNYMCNEVIQDFQASVLQVSDSPYDEQVAAQMPTVHYEMPNGYNTDYGAERLRIPEGLFDPSNVKGLSGNTMLGVGHVVTTSIGMCDIDIRPGLYGSVIVTGGNTLLQGFTDRLNRELSQKTPPSMRLKLIASNSTMERKFSPWIGGSILASLGTFQQMWISKQEYEEGGKQCVERKCP is encoded by the exons ATGAACCAGGGCAGCTTTATCAACTTTACCGTGTGCAGTGCCAGCCTCTTGATGAACCCCGCTCCGGACCATCCCTGTAATGCGATGAGAAT TCCAGGGTATGGCAGAACCTTGCTCCGGGGCCTGAGAATGGATGACTCTCCGAAACTATGGCGCCCTCTCCTAGAccccattttaaaaa ATGAGGTGGGGGCGCTGGTCTTTGACATTGGCTCCTTCTCAGTCCGCGCTGGGTACGCTGGGGAGGACTGTCCCAAG GCTGACTTCCCTACCACGGTGGGGCTGCTGGCCGCGGAGGAGGGGGGCGGGCTGGAGTTGgacggggagaaagagaagaaagggaagatctTTCACATCGACACCAATGCCCTCCATGTGCCTCGGGATGGAGCAGAGGTCATGTCGCCCCTCAAGAATGGCATGA TCGAGGACTGGGAGTGCTTCCGTGCGATCCTGGATCACACCTACAGCAAACACGTCAAGTCTGAGCCAAATCTGCACCCAGTGCTCATGTCTGAGGCCCCG TGGAATACACGGGCCAAGCGGGAGAAGCTGACAGAGCTGATGTTCGAGCAGTACAACATTCCTGCCTTCTTCTTATGCAAGACAGCTGTGCTTACTGC CTTTGCAAATGGACGCTCCACAGGTCTGGTGCTGGACAGTGGGGCCACCCACACCACGGCCATTCCAGTGCATGATGGCTACGTCCTGCAGCAAG GCATTGTCAAGTCACCCCTGGCAGGGGACTTCATCTCCATGCAGTGCCGAGAGCTCTTCCAGGAAATGGCCATTGACATCATCCCGCCTTACATGATCGCAGCCAAG GAGCCCGTACGGGAGGGTGCCCCCCCAAactggaagaagaaggagaagttACCCCAGGTTTCCAAGTCCTGGCATAACTACATGTGCAAT GAGGTGATCCAGGACTTCCAGGCCTCCGTGCTGCAGGTCTCAGACTCTCCCTATGATGAGCA GGTGGCTGCGCAGATGCCCACAGTGCACTACGAGATGCCCAATGGCTACAACACAGACTACGGTGCAGAGCGACTCCGCATCCCTGAGGGCCTGTTTGATCCCTCCAACGTCAAG GGCCTGTCGGGGAACACCATGTTAGGCGTGGGCCACGTGGTGACTACCAGCATCGGCATGTGCGACATTGACATTCGCCCG GGCCTGTACGGCAGTGTCATTGTCACTGGTGGGAACACGCTGCTCCAGGGCTTCACTGACAGGCTCAATCGAGAGCTTTCCCAGAAGACTCCACCG AGCATGAGGCTGAAACTCATTGCCAGCAACAGCACCATGGAGCGCAAGTTCAGCCCCTGGATTGGAGGCTCCATCCTGGCCTCACTG ggcacTTTCCAGCAAATGTGGATCTCCAAGCAGGAATATGAAGAGGGCGGGAAGCAGTGCGTGGAGCGGAAGTGCCCCTGA
- the ACTL6B gene encoding actin-like protein 6B isoform X3, translated as MNQGSFINFTVCSASLLMNPAPDHPCNAMRIPGYGRTLLRGLRMDDSPKLWRPLLDPILKNEVGALVFDIGSFSVRAGYAGEDCPKADFPTTVGLLAAEEGGGLELDGEKEKKGKIFHIDTNALHVPRDGAEVMSPLKNGMIEDWECFRAILDHTYSKHVKSEPNLHPVLMSEAPWNTRAKREKLTELMFEQYNIPAFFLCKTAVLTAFANGRSTGLVLDSGATHTTAIPVHDGYVLQQGIVKSPLAGDFISMQCRELFQEMAIDIIPPYMIAAKEVIQDFQASVLQVSDSPYDEQVAAQMPTVHYEMPNGYNTDYGAERLRIPEGLFDPSNVKGLSGNTMLGVGHVVTTSIGMCDIDIRPGLYGSVIVTGGNTLLQGFTDRLNRELSQKTPPSMRLKLIASNSTMERKFSPWIGGSILASLGTFQQMWISKQEYEEGGKQCVERKCP; from the exons ATGAACCAGGGCAGCTTTATCAACTTTACCGTGTGCAGTGCCAGCCTCTTGATGAACCCCGCTCCGGACCATCCCTGTAATGCGATGAGAAT TCCAGGGTATGGCAGAACCTTGCTCCGGGGCCTGAGAATGGATGACTCTCCGAAACTATGGCGCCCTCTCCTAGAccccattttaaaaa ATGAGGTGGGGGCGCTGGTCTTTGACATTGGCTCCTTCTCAGTCCGCGCTGGGTACGCTGGGGAGGACTGTCCCAAG GCTGACTTCCCTACCACGGTGGGGCTGCTGGCCGCGGAGGAGGGGGGCGGGCTGGAGTTGgacggggagaaagagaagaaagggaagatctTTCACATCGACACCAATGCCCTCCATGTGCCTCGGGATGGAGCAGAGGTCATGTCGCCCCTCAAGAATGGCATGA TCGAGGACTGGGAGTGCTTCCGTGCGATCCTGGATCACACCTACAGCAAACACGTCAAGTCTGAGCCAAATCTGCACCCAGTGCTCATGTCTGAGGCCCCG TGGAATACACGGGCCAAGCGGGAGAAGCTGACAGAGCTGATGTTCGAGCAGTACAACATTCCTGCCTTCTTCTTATGCAAGACAGCTGTGCTTACTGC CTTTGCAAATGGACGCTCCACAGGTCTGGTGCTGGACAGTGGGGCCACCCACACCACGGCCATTCCAGTGCATGATGGCTACGTCCTGCAGCAAG GCATTGTCAAGTCACCCCTGGCAGGGGACTTCATCTCCATGCAGTGCCGAGAGCTCTTCCAGGAAATGGCCATTGACATCATCCCGCCTTACATGATCGCAGCCAAG GAGGTGATCCAGGACTTCCAGGCCTCCGTGCTGCAGGTCTCAGACTCTCCCTATGATGAGCA GGTGGCTGCGCAGATGCCCACAGTGCACTACGAGATGCCCAATGGCTACAACACAGACTACGGTGCAGAGCGACTCCGCATCCCTGAGGGCCTGTTTGATCCCTCCAACGTCAAG GGCCTGTCGGGGAACACCATGTTAGGCGTGGGCCACGTGGTGACTACCAGCATCGGCATGTGCGACATTGACATTCGCCCG GGCCTGTACGGCAGTGTCATTGTCACTGGTGGGAACACGCTGCTCCAGGGCTTCACTGACAGGCTCAATCGAGAGCTTTCCCAGAAGACTCCACCG AGCATGAGGCTGAAACTCATTGCCAGCAACAGCACCATGGAGCGCAAGTTCAGCCCCTGGATTGGAGGCTCCATCCTGGCCTCACTG ggcacTTTCCAGCAAATGTGGATCTCCAAGCAGGAATATGAAGAGGGCGGGAAGCAGTGCGTGGAGCGGAAGTGCCCCTGA
- the ACTL6B gene encoding actin-like protein 6B isoform X2: MNQGSFINFTVCSASLLMNPAPDHPCNAMRIPGYGRTLLRGLRMDDSPKLWRPLLDPILKNEVGALVFDIGSFSVRAGYAGEDCPKADFPTTVGLLAAEEGGGLELDGEKEKKGKIFHIDTNALHVPRDGAEVMSPLKNGMIEDWECFRAILDHTYSKHVKSEPNLHPVLMSEAPWNTRAKREKLTELMFEQYNIPAFFLCKTAVLTAYPLGIVKSPLAGDFISMQCRELFQEMAIDIIPPYMIAAKEPVREGAPPNWKKKEKLPQVSKSWHNYMCNEVIQDFQASVLQVSDSPYDEQVAAQMPTVHYEMPNGYNTDYGAERLRIPEGLFDPSNVKGLSGNTMLGVGHVVTTSIGMCDIDIRPGLYGSVIVTGGNTLLQGFTDRLNRELSQKTPPSMRLKLIASNSTMERKFSPWIGGSILASLGTFQQMWISKQEYEEGGKQCVERKCP; this comes from the exons ATGAACCAGGGCAGCTTTATCAACTTTACCGTGTGCAGTGCCAGCCTCTTGATGAACCCCGCTCCGGACCATCCCTGTAATGCGATGAGAAT TCCAGGGTATGGCAGAACCTTGCTCCGGGGCCTGAGAATGGATGACTCTCCGAAACTATGGCGCCCTCTCCTAGAccccattttaaaaa ATGAGGTGGGGGCGCTGGTCTTTGACATTGGCTCCTTCTCAGTCCGCGCTGGGTACGCTGGGGAGGACTGTCCCAAG GCTGACTTCCCTACCACGGTGGGGCTGCTGGCCGCGGAGGAGGGGGGCGGGCTGGAGTTGgacggggagaaagagaagaaagggaagatctTTCACATCGACACCAATGCCCTCCATGTGCCTCGGGATGGAGCAGAGGTCATGTCGCCCCTCAAGAATGGCATGA TCGAGGACTGGGAGTGCTTCCGTGCGATCCTGGATCACACCTACAGCAAACACGTCAAGTCTGAGCCAAATCTGCACCCAGTGCTCATGTCTGAGGCCCCG TGGAATACACGGGCCAAGCGGGAGAAGCTGACAGAGCTGATGTTCGAGCAGTACAACATTCCTGCCTTCTTCTTATGCAAGACAGCTGTGCTTACTGCGTATCCTCTGG GCATTGTCAAGTCACCCCTGGCAGGGGACTTCATCTCCATGCAGTGCCGAGAGCTCTTCCAGGAAATGGCCATTGACATCATCCCGCCTTACATGATCGCAGCCAAG GAGCCCGTACGGGAGGGTGCCCCCCCAAactggaagaagaaggagaagttACCCCAGGTTTCCAAGTCCTGGCATAACTACATGTGCAAT GAGGTGATCCAGGACTTCCAGGCCTCCGTGCTGCAGGTCTCAGACTCTCCCTATGATGAGCA GGTGGCTGCGCAGATGCCCACAGTGCACTACGAGATGCCCAATGGCTACAACACAGACTACGGTGCAGAGCGACTCCGCATCCCTGAGGGCCTGTTTGATCCCTCCAACGTCAAG GGCCTGTCGGGGAACACCATGTTAGGCGTGGGCCACGTGGTGACTACCAGCATCGGCATGTGCGACATTGACATTCGCCCG GGCCTGTACGGCAGTGTCATTGTCACTGGTGGGAACACGCTGCTCCAGGGCTTCACTGACAGGCTCAATCGAGAGCTTTCCCAGAAGACTCCACCG AGCATGAGGCTGAAACTCATTGCCAGCAACAGCACCATGGAGCGCAAGTTCAGCCCCTGGATTGGAGGCTCCATCCTGGCCTCACTG ggcacTTTCCAGCAAATGTGGATCTCCAAGCAGGAATATGAAGAGGGCGGGAAGCAGTGCGTGGAGCGGAAGTGCCCCTGA